One window of Dechloromonas sp. ZY10 genomic DNA carries:
- a CDS encoding ABC transporter ATP-binding protein, translating to MIELKNVAKTFRRAQVLDGISLNIGLGERIALIGSNGAGKTTLIRCLLGEYTHDGEVRIDGLNPRDHRTTVLGKIGFVPQLPPPLKMPVGQLIDFSASLCGTDPARIHAIGQRLGLDLDAILTRQFVRLSGGMKQKLLIAIALGRDAKVLVMDEPAANLDPEARKIFFDLLAERLEDTTMLISSHRLDEVSALVNRVIEMDMGKVVLDDKVADDVSLTGRLTCRIELKRFEPAFAKALDGWNFSTDEAQLRWQGEIAGPDRLRFLGIVSRYTALVSDLSLSEAAGNQA from the coding sequence ATGATCGAACTCAAGAACGTAGCCAAGACTTTCCGCCGTGCCCAAGTGCTCGATGGAATCTCTCTCAACATCGGCCTCGGCGAACGCATCGCACTGATCGGCTCGAACGGTGCCGGCAAGACCACCCTGATTCGTTGCCTGCTCGGTGAATACACCCATGACGGCGAGGTCCGCATCGACGGACTCAACCCCCGCGACCACCGCACCACCGTTCTCGGCAAGATCGGCTTCGTGCCGCAGCTACCGCCGCCGCTTAAAATGCCCGTCGGCCAGCTGATCGATTTTTCCGCCTCACTGTGCGGTACCGATCCGGCGCGCATCCACGCCATCGGCCAGCGCCTCGGTCTCGATCTCGACGCCATCCTGACCCGCCAGTTCGTGCGCCTCTCCGGTGGCATGAAGCAGAAACTACTGATCGCCATCGCGCTCGGGCGCGACGCCAAAGTGCTGGTGATGGACGAACCGGCCGCCAACCTCGACCCGGAAGCGCGCAAGATTTTCTTCGATCTGCTCGCCGAACGCCTCGAAGACACCACCATGCTGATCTCCAGCCACCGTCTCGACGAAGTATCGGCACTGGTCAATCGCGTGATCGAAATGGACATGGGCAAGGTCGTGCTCGACGACAAGGTCGCCGACGATGTCTCGCTGACCGGCCGCCTGACCTGCCGGATCGAGCTCAAGCGCTTCGAACCGGCCTTCGCCAAGGCCCTTGATGGCTGGAATTTCAGCACCGACGAAGCGCAGTTGCGCTGGCAGGGCGAAATCGCCGGCCCCGACCGCCTGCGCTTCCTCGGCATTGTCTCGCGCTACACCGCGCTGGTCAGCGACCTGTCGCTGAGCGAAGCCGCCGGCAATCAGGCCTGA